The DNA window CGCTTTTACCGTTTGATTTGAGTACGCTCCGATTTGAAATTCTTTATTAGTAAAACTACCGCTAAGAAGACTCATACCGTTATAAGTAGTAGTACCTGCGATATTATCGAGCTCTTCCATAAGTCTTACAATATCTTCTTGAAGAGCTTTTCTTGTATCACTTGTTTGTCCGTCTTGCGCTGCTTGTGTAGCTTTTACTTTGATTGTGTTTAAGATTTTTACTTGTTCGTCCATCGCTTTATCGGCAATTTGAAAAAGTCCGATAGCATCGTTTGCGTTTCTAATTGCTTGTCCCAAACTCTCCGCCTGGTCTCTTAAAGAGTCCGCGATTTGTAATCCCGAAGCGTCGTCCGCCGCTTTGTTGATTCTAAGACCGGTACTTAATTTTTCAAGTGAACTATTAAGCTTTCTATTGTTAGCAACAGCCGCTGCATGAGCATTAAGTGCCGCTACGTTTGTATTGATTCTGAAACCCATTTGCTTCTCCTTTTAAGATTTTCAAAAAGAAGCAAATAGTGTTCCAAACTAATTTTGCTACATCAAAAAAATTTTATAAAGAAAATAAAAAGGAGGGCAAAAGGAGAGAAAATATTAGAAAAAAAGCCCAAAAGGGCTAAAGAGACCTTGGGTTATTAATTCGATTATTGAAGTAGTCTCATAACGTTTTGTTGTACTGCATTAGCTTGGCTAAGCGCATAACTTCCTGATTGTGCAAGCAAGTTGTATTTTTGGAAGTTTGCAGTTTCAGCCGCAAAGTCTACGTCTCTGATTTGTGATTCTGCAGCTTTTACGTTTACTTGTGTTACTGAAATGTTGTTGATTGTGCTTACCAATTGATTTTGTACGGAACCGATATCCGCTCTAATTTTATCAAGAAGTTTCGCCGCACTATCCGCAATATCCATAACAGCCATCGCACCTTTTAATGTTGTAACCCCAGCACCGATTTCTTGACCGTAATTTGCAACGTTTGAGTTAGCAAAAGCTCCGATTGCACTTGCAATATCAGCTGAAAAGTTACCTTTAATACTTCTTAAGTTTACAGTGGCTTGAGCCTCTGCAGAGTTATTAAATCCTGCATTTGTATAGTTTGTACCTGAAATAATAATATCTCTTGCATCAAGTCTTGTAAGTGTAAGTCTTCCGTAATTTTCTACATGAGATGCAAGTCCGATATTTCCAGCACCACTTGCGATATCAATACTAATACCTCTACCATCCAAACTTCTTAAGTTTAGGTTACCTCTCTCATCTACGAAAGCTTCAACACCTGTTTGGTCTTTAACGGCATTAATAGCCGCTACAAGTTTACCGTCAGCATCGTTTGCTTGTACTCCAAGTACGTCACCGATTTTTACTCCGTTAATTTCAAGACCTTTTACGTCTCCTCCGGCAATTGCAGCAGAACCTGTTTCAAGTACTTGCCACGAAGCTTTAACTCCCGTTTTATCAGAGTTTTTGTTAATAACTTCAGCAAGAACTCCGATACCTGTTCCCGCACCTGTTGAAATTTTTACGCTTTCAAGCTGTACGTCATGAATTCCGTCAACGTTTTTAAATTTAAGTGCGACATCAGCTGAAGCAGTAATAGTAATACCTGTTTCAAATCTTGTGTTACCGATTTTATCTGATGAAGTCGCACCGATACTCGCTTTTACAGTTTGATTTGAGTACGCTCCGATTTGGAACTCTTGATTTGTAAAACTACCACTAAGTAAACTTTTTCCGTTGTAAGTAGTAGTACCTGCAATATTATCAAGCTCTTCCATAAGTCTTGTAATATCTTCTTGAAGAGCTTTTCTTGTATCGCTTGTTTGTCCGTCTTGCGCTGCTTGTGTAGCTTTTACTTTGATTGTGTTTAAGATTTTTACTTGCTCATCCATCGCTTTATCGGCAATTTGCATAACTCCGATAGCATCGTTTGCGTTTCTGATAGCTTGTCCTAAACTCTCCGCCTGGTCTCTTAAAGAGTCCGCAATTTGTAATCCTGATGCGTCGTCCGCCGCTTTGTTAATTCTTAAACCTGTACTCAATTTTTCAAGTGAGTTGTTTAAGTTTCTGTTTGTAATTTGCATTGCAGCATGTGCATTAAGTGCCGCTACGTTTGTGTTAATTCTGAATCCCATAACTAACTCCTTTTAGT is part of the Caminibacter pacificus genome and encodes:
- a CDS encoding flagellin A, with the translated sequence MGFRINTNVAALNAHAAMQITNRNLNNSLEKLSTGLRINKAADDASGLQIADSLRDQAESLGQAIRNANDAIGVMQIADKAMDEQVKILNTIKVKATQAAQDGQTSDTRKALQEDITRLMEELDNIAGTTTYNGKSLLSGSFTNQEFQIGAYSNQTVKASIGATSSDKIGNTRFETGITITASADVALKFKNVDGIHDVQLESVKISTGAGTGIGVLAEVINKNSDKTGVKASWQVLETGSAAIAGGDVKGLEINGVKIGDVLGVQANDADGKLVAAINAVKDQTGVEAFVDERGNLNLRSLDGRGISIDIASGAGNIGLASHVENYGRLTLTRLDARDIIISGTNYTNAGFNNSAEAQATVNLRSIKGNFSADIASAIGAFANSNVANYGQEIGAGVTTLKGAMAVMDIADSAAKLLDKIRADIGSVQNQLVSTINNISVTQVNVKAAESQIRDVDFAAETANFQKYNLLAQSGSYALSQANAVQQNVMRLLQ